CGGAACTGGCCCCCGTATCGACCCATATCTCATCGCCGTATGGATCTTCATTAGGATGGTGATCGATCTTAATCAGTTTCTCTCCCAGTTTAAACCGTTCATCACTGATTCGTGGTGAATTTGCTGTATCACAGACAATGACCAGCGCACCCTTATAGGTCTCATCTGTAATCTCATCCATTTTTACAAGAAAGGTTAGTGAAGGATCTTCCTCACCAGTCAGATAAACTTCTTTTTTCGGAAAGCTTGCCTTGATGATCTCGGCAAGTCCTCCCTGTGAACCAAGTGCATCCGGATCTGGCCGTATATGCCGGTGTATAATGATTTTATCGTAAGCTTTAATCATTTCCAGTATCTTGTCTTTCATCGAATATCTCTCCCTTTTCTTTCCTAAGCTTCTGGCAATTCTTTTCTTCAACGATTACAATGGAATAGGATTACTTACATGGAGGTCAGAAGATATATGCCGTTATTTGTAATTTTAATTGTGGTTTCTCTTTCATTTTACATCTTTTATAAAGTAAAAGAAGTCCGATCTAAAGCTTCCTATGAAAAAAGCTGGATTGGTTCCAAAGCAAAAGTGGCACTGGGCGTATTCTTACTTTCATTCGGACTGAATGAATTCACAATGGTGGATGACAAGATCCAGCTTTGGATCGCTATCGTTTTTTCAGTGTACGGCTTGTTTATGATGGTTGCCGGTTATAAAATGTACAAGCATTTTCTTCCCCTGGCCATTGAAGAAGCTGAGAATTCCCGTTCGGTTCAATGAATAAAAAAAAAGGGTGACTCAAGTGATATACAAGCTTGAGCCATCCTTTTTTATTTAGGCTGTTTTCGTAATCTTTGTTGCACTTAGGAGTGGTTGATCGTTTCAGGATGCTCGCTTTCCGTGGGGGTGTGCGGTGAGCCTTACCGGCGCAAGCGCCTACTTTCTCGCCTACTTGAGTCTCACCTGTCCCGCTAGTCCCACAGGACAAGGAAGGCTTCGGCAGCGTTATATCGCACGAAGAAAATGTGAAATTCATTTTCGAGGAGTCTCGCACCTTCCACTCCAATCAACTTGTCAATGAAGCCTATTTATAAAAAGGTTCCCAAAGCAACAATCTTTTAGAAAAGAGCCTTTATTTATGACCGGTGACCGATCAATTGTGCCAGGAGCAGCGCCTTGCCAACGACCGCTCCATCATGATAGAGCTCAACATCCACTTTTCCAAACTTTCTGCTGACCTCAAGTACCCGCGGAACAATCTCAATTGTACTTTCCATCTGCACAGGTTTGATAAAATAAAACGTTAGATTCTCGACGACAATGTCACCTTTTTTTATCTTTCTCAGTGCCCGGCTTGCCCCTTCAATAACCAGCGTTGTCATAACGCCGTAGGATACCGTTCCCAGGTAATTCGTCATCTGGGGAGTCACTTCGAATTTATACCTTGGGCCTTGTCCATCTTTAACCTCTGAGATGGAAGCGGTGATCAGATCGTCAAACGTTTCACCGACCTGAGGCTGCTTTTGAATCATCTGCAAAGATTTCAGGACATCTTGCCTTGTCAAAATCCCAAGCAGTTTTTGGCTGTTATTAACTACAGGTAAAAGCTCGATCCCTTCCCAGATCATAATGTGAGCGCAGGAAGCCACCGAAGTCTTATGGTTCACTGTGATCGGCGAACGGGTCATGACCTTATCAACGGGAGTATACCTGTCCACTCCAATGATATCCTTTGACGTAACAATGCCG
This genomic stretch from Fictibacillus marinisediminis harbors:
- a CDS encoding YtpI family protein, producing MPLFVILIVVSLSFYIFYKVKEVRSKASYEKSWIGSKAKVALGVFLLSFGLNEFTMVDDKIQLWIAIVFSVYGLFMMVAGYKMYKHFLPLAIEEAENSRSVQ